One genomic region from Flagellimonas oceani encodes:
- the miaA gene encoding tRNA (adenosine(37)-N6)-dimethylallyltransferase MiaA: MSTKVLLAVVGPTAIGKTALGIRLAQHFDTEILSADSRQFFKEMQIGTAVPSKDELEAAPHHFIQHKSITEPFSVGDFEKEALSLLDELFQEKEIVVMVGGSGLYVDAVINGLDEFPEVDPEIRANLNQQLESEGVKSLQNELKQKDPDYYKTVDLENPHRLIRALEICRASNRPYSSFLNRPKPERPFKSLYIGVDAPRQTIYDRINARVDLMMEAGLLQEAQKLYPYRNLNALQTVGYKELFEYIEGQCTLEAAISEIKKNTRRFAKRQLTWLRKNEAISWVPHDAEPKSVLQMVTDRLKTNLYAQ; the protein is encoded by the coding sequence ATGAGTACCAAGGTTTTGCTTGCAGTTGTGGGTCCAACCGCCATTGGAAAGACCGCTTTGGGCATCCGATTGGCCCAGCATTTTGATACCGAAATACTTTCGGCCGATTCCAGACAGTTTTTTAAAGAGATGCAAATCGGCACGGCCGTTCCCTCCAAAGATGAATTGGAGGCAGCCCCCCATCATTTTATTCAGCATAAAAGTATTACCGAACCCTTTTCCGTTGGCGATTTTGAGAAAGAGGCCCTATCGCTTCTTGATGAATTGTTCCAAGAGAAGGAAATCGTGGTTATGGTCGGAGGCAGTGGACTTTACGTGGATGCCGTAATCAATGGATTGGACGAGTTTCCCGAAGTTGACCCGGAAATCCGGGCCAACCTAAACCAACAGTTGGAAAGTGAAGGGGTAAAAAGCCTTCAAAATGAGCTAAAACAAAAGGACCCTGACTATTATAAAACGGTGGATTTGGAGAACCCCCACAGGTTGATAAGGGCCTTGGAAATATGTAGGGCATCGAACAGGCCATATTCATCATTTTTAAACCGACCAAAACCCGAGAGACCGTTTAAATCCCTTTACATTGGCGTGGATGCCCCCAGACAAACAATATACGATAGGATAAATGCCCGTGTAGACCTTATGATGGAAGCCGGGCTGCTCCAAGAAGCCCAAAAACTTTACCCGTACAGAAACCTGAACGCGTTACAAACAGTTGGTTACAAAGAACTTTTTGAATATATTGAAGGTCAATGCACATTAGAGGCTGCTATTTCGGAAATCAAAAAAAATACAAGACGATTTGCAAAACGGCAACTGACTTGGCTGCGAAAGAACGAGGCCATTTCATGGGTACCCCATGATGCTGAACCAAAATCGGTGCTCCAAATGGTAACAGACCGACTTAAAACCAACCTTTATGCCCAATAA
- a CDS encoding gluconokinase: MPNKTVLIVMGVSGSGKTEIGKRLSKELSVPFFDGDDFHPEANVKKMSAGSPLNDQDRKEWLVALNRLAVEHKDHGAIIACSALKKNYRSLLRAGMGNCMEFVYLDGSFELIKSRLEQRKGHFMPLNLLQSQFDALEPPSKAITVSIDETPAKVVKNIIKKLKD, from the coding sequence ATGCCCAATAAAACTGTACTAATAGTTATGGGAGTGAGCGGTTCGGGTAAGACCGAAATTGGAAAACGACTTTCCAAAGAACTCTCCGTACCCTTTTTTGATGGTGATGACTTTCATCCTGAAGCGAACGTTAAAAAAATGAGCGCGGGCTCTCCCTTGAATGATCAAGACCGTAAGGAATGGTTGGTCGCCCTAAATAGATTGGCCGTAGAACATAAAGACCACGGAGCCATAATTGCATGTTCGGCTTTAAAAAAGAATTATAGGAGCCTTTTAAGGGCCGGGATGGGCAATTGCATGGAATTTGTATATTTAGATGGTTCCTTTGAGTTGATAAAGTCTCGGTTGGAACAAAGGAAGGGACATTTTATGCCCTTGAACCTGTTGCAATCCCAATTTGATGCATTGGAGCCGCCTTCCAAGGCAATAACTGTTTCCATAGATGAAACCCCTGCCAAGGTTGTGAAAAACATAATTAAAAAGCTCAAAGATTAA
- a CDS encoding response regulator transcription factor — METEKKKILLVEDDPNFGIVLKDYLTMNDFDVVLAKNGMEGFEKFKKDNYDVCILDVMMPYKDGFTLAKEIREKNENVPIIFLTAKTMKEDVLKGYKAGADDYLNKPFDSEVLLMKLKAILQRKASGSLADSKQFEFEIGNFHLNSKLRFLKYKEEEPIKLSPKENELLRLLALHENDLMPRELALTKIWRDDNYFTSRSMDVYIAKLRKYLKKDDLVEILNIHGEGFRLVVKAENEQ; from the coding sequence ATGGAAACAGAGAAAAAAAAGATACTATTGGTTGAGGACGATCCAAATTTTGGAATTGTCCTAAAGGATTATTTGACCATGAACGACTTTGATGTCGTGCTGGCCAAAAATGGAATGGAAGGTTTTGAAAAATTCAAAAAGGACAATTATGACGTTTGTATTTTGGACGTTATGATGCCCTACAAGGATGGATTTACCTTGGCCAAGGAAATCCGTGAAAAAAACGAGAACGTTCCTATCATCTTTTTAACGGCCAAAACAATGAAGGAAGACGTGTTGAAAGGGTACAAGGCAGGTGCTGACGATTATTTGAACAAACCCTTCGATTCCGAGGTCCTTCTGATGAAATTGAAGGCAATCCTTCAAAGAAAAGCCTCTGGTTCCTTGGCCGATAGCAAACAGTTCGAGTTTGAGATCGGCAACTTCCATTTAAACTCAAAACTCCGTTTCTTGAAATATAAAGAAGAGGAGCCCATTAAATTGTCTCCAAAGGAAAACGAACTATTGCGTTTATTGGCATTGCACGAAAACGATCTGATGCCGAGGGAACTGGCTCTCACCAAAATCTGGAGGGACGACAACTACTTTACTTCCAGGAGTATGGACGTATATATCGCCAAGCTAAGGAAATATCTGAAAAAAGACGACCTGGTTGAAATATTAAATATACACGGGGAAGGATTTAGACTTGTGGTAAAAGCAGAAAACGAGCAATGA
- a CDS encoding sensor histidine kinase has translation MNKKLFVLLVVLMSLSLLGIIFVQVYWIRTSINDKEEQFSRTVTDILDKVASRVEKREMKEYSDRLASLADSIGEPKSTQYKNFLFVDRDLNSDEILFYSHGILEEDYNITSAFFDINTDGNEDTTTIKNFTSKRTKAVFKEEYGLDGKSYSLTPIQRAEKIGGLSSIDKAAWEDVFMEAAKTRPIHKRVSKQELELLLSQELSNRNIDTDYEYGVYSQGYPTKVRSRKFKFSGSKMYKAPIFKDSEGVSNFSLLLTFPSMKKYIFSSVMGMALLSLVFTLVIMLAYSSAIYQLIKQKRISEIKSDFINNMTHEFKTPIATINLAVEAIRNPKSIEDKEKVLRYLGMIRDENKRMHAQVENVLRISKLEKNQLDITKDRVNVHDIITDAIAHIELIVQDRGGYVNAHLDAERAEVLANDMHMTNVVVNILDNAVKYSPETPKIDVFTEVVKNSIIIKVQDHGAGMSKAVLKKVFEKFYREHTGDIHNVKGHGLGLAYVKRIIDDHQGEVYAESEKGKGSTFFIKLPLI, from the coding sequence ATGAACAAGAAGCTATTCGTTCTTCTGGTTGTTCTTATGAGTTTATCTCTTTTGGGGATAATTTTTGTGCAGGTTTATTGGATCAGAACATCCATAAACGATAAGGAAGAACAATTTTCGAGGACAGTTACGGACATTCTGGATAAAGTGGCGAGTAGGGTGGAGAAGCGCGAGATGAAGGAATACTCGGACCGTTTGGCATCTCTTGCAGATAGTATTGGCGAGCCCAAGAGCACGCAGTACAAGAATTTTTTGTTCGTGGATCGGGATTTGAATTCCGATGAAATTCTTTTTTATTCCCACGGAATTCTTGAAGAAGATTACAATATAACCTCTGCGTTCTTTGATATTAATACAGATGGTAACGAAGATACGACCACCATCAAGAATTTCACCAGCAAGCGTACCAAGGCCGTATTTAAGGAAGAGTACGGGCTGGATGGAAAAAGCTATAGCCTTACCCCGATACAGCGTGCCGAGAAAATCGGTGGATTGAGCAGTATTGACAAGGCGGCTTGGGAAGATGTATTTATGGAAGCGGCCAAAACACGGCCCATTCATAAGCGGGTATCCAAACAAGAGCTGGAACTGTTGCTGAGCCAAGAGTTGAGCAATCGGAATATTGATACCGATTACGAATACGGGGTTTATAGCCAAGGCTACCCAACTAAAGTGCGCTCCAGAAAGTTTAAATTTTCGGGCTCCAAAATGTACAAGGCCCCAATTTTTAAGGATAGCGAAGGAGTGTCCAACTTTTCCTTGTTGCTCACATTTCCGAGCATGAAAAAATACATTTTCAGTTCTGTGATGGGAATGGCACTTTTGTCCTTGGTATTTACCTTGGTCATCATGTTGGCCTATTCCAGTGCCATTTACCAGTTGATCAAACAAAAACGGATATCTGAAATCAAGTCGGATTTTATCAATAATATGACGCACGAGTTCAAAACGCCCATAGCCACCATCAATTTGGCGGTGGAAGCCATCCGAAACCCAAAGTCCATCGAGGACAAGGAAAAGGTACTGAGGTATTTGGGCATGATTCGTGATGAGAATAAACGGATGCACGCTCAGGTTGAAAACGTATTGAGAATATCCAAATTGGAAAAAAATCAGTTGGATATCACTAAGGACCGTGTGAACGTACATGACATCATTACTGACGCCATTGCCCATATAGAGCTTATTGTGCAGGATAGGGGAGGCTATGTAAATGCCCATCTTGATGCAGAAAGGGCCGAAGTTTTGGCCAACGATATGCACATGACCAATGTTGTGGTGAATATTTTGGACAATGCCGTAAAGTATTCCCCCGAAACCCCCAAGATAGACGTGTTTACCGAGGTGGTAAAAAACAGCATCATTATAAAAGTGCAAGATCACGGTGCGGGAATGAGCAAGGCCGTGCTTAAAAAAGTATTTGAAAAATTTTACCGGGAACATACCGGCGACATACATAACGTTAAAGGCCACGGATTAGGATTGGCCTACGTAAAACGAATTATAGATGATCATCAGGGCGAGGTTTATGCAGAAAGTGAAAAAGGAAAAGGAAGCACTTTCTTTATAAAACTGCCTTTAATTTAA
- the coaE gene encoding dephospho-CoA kinase (Dephospho-CoA kinase (CoaE) performs the final step in coenzyme A biosynthesis.), which produces MMIVGLTGGIGSGKSTVAKMFMDLGIPVYDSDKEAKELMVTSEKVRVAIIELLGNSAYNSEGLDRSYIADKVFKDSELLEKLNGIVHPAVREHFLNWAKKQKSPYVVQETALIFENDAQDKYDCTILVTAPLNSRIQRVVQRDGTSEKAVKDRMNNQLEDSHKKKLADFNIENLDLDKTKEKVKELHLKLLALAQKF; this is translated from the coding sequence ATGATGATAGTGGGACTAACAGGCGGAATTGGCAGTGGAAAGAGCACTGTTGCAAAAATGTTCATGGACTTGGGCATTCCTGTCTATGATTCCGACAAGGAAGCCAAAGAGCTGATGGTGACCTCCGAGAAGGTTAGAGTAGCGATAATCGAATTATTGGGAAATAGTGCGTACAACAGCGAAGGCCTTGACAGGTCTTATATTGCGGATAAAGTATTCAAAGATTCCGAATTGCTCGAAAAACTAAACGGAATCGTACACCCAGCAGTTAGGGAGCACTTTTTAAACTGGGCCAAAAAGCAGAAATCGCCCTATGTGGTTCAGGAAACCGCTTTGATTTTTGAAAACGATGCCCAAGATAAATATGATTGTACTATATTGGTGACTGCACCATTGAACTCCCGCATTCAGAGAGTGGTACAGAGGGACGGGACCAGCGAAAAAGCGGTAAAGGACCGCATGAACAACCAACTGGAAGACAGCCACAAAAAAAAATTGGCCGATTTCAACATAGAAAACCTGGACTTGGACAAAACCAAGGAAAAGGTTAAAGAACTACACCTCAAACTATTAGCGCTGGCCCAGAAATTTTAA
- a CDS encoding YbbR-like domain-containing protein produces MFKKVLQGLNQRKAKVFLLFLICSFLAWFISNLSETYESRAYFNLNYRNLPDSLLLGENSNNQIEAKLRTSGFQFLYYKVFRSQIDIDVSQVVYQNGQYVLREEVLMRQMDQQLSQNISLLDLDPNVLDVDLYKVDSKKIPIGANLNLKLQQNYILDGKVKISPDSVVVKGPKSEIDTIRSIKTSSIQLNNVNEDFSSEVTLVFPKGLDNSIFSVGRATVFGKVAKFSEKVFEVPVQVKNIPEGYQVKTFPNSVTLLCKATIERLKEISAADFEVVADYGQLDGSESSKLFLEITESPQKVYDVKLEEKTVNFVLEQQ; encoded by the coding sequence GTGTTCAAAAAGGTATTGCAAGGTCTTAACCAGAGGAAAGCAAAAGTATTCTTGCTATTTCTGATATGCTCTTTTTTGGCATGGTTCATCAGCAATTTGTCAGAAACCTACGAATCAAGAGCCTATTTCAACTTGAATTATAGAAATCTTCCCGATTCTTTGTTGCTGGGGGAGAATTCAAACAATCAGATTGAGGCCAAACTCAGAACAAGTGGGTTTCAATTTTTGTACTATAAAGTTTTTAGAAGTCAAATCGATATAGATGTATCCCAAGTGGTCTACCAAAATGGCCAATATGTTCTTAGGGAAGAGGTGCTGATGCGACAAATGGACCAACAACTCTCGCAGAACATCTCTTTATTGGACTTGGACCCGAACGTTTTGGATGTGGATCTATATAAGGTCGATTCCAAAAAAATACCGATTGGGGCAAACCTGAACCTTAAATTGCAACAAAATTATATTTTGGACGGGAAGGTCAAAATTTCACCTGATTCGGTCGTTGTGAAGGGGCCAAAAAGTGAAATTGATACCATAAGATCCATAAAAACTTCGTCCATACAATTAAACAATGTAAACGAGGACTTTTCCAGTGAAGTAACCCTTGTTTTTCCAAAAGGATTGGATAACAGTATATTTTCCGTGGGTCGTGCAACGGTTTTTGGCAAGGTTGCCAAATTCTCAGAAAAGGTTTTTGAAGTCCCTGTCCAAGTAAAGAATATCCCTGAAGGGTATCAGGTAAAGACGTTCCCCAATTCGGTTACCTTATTGTGCAAGGCGACCATAGAGCGTTTAAAAGAAATATCTGCCGCTGACTTTGAGGTTGTGGCGGATTATGGCCAGTTGGATGGCTCCGAAAGCAGTAAATTGTTCTTGGAAATCACGGAAAGTCCCCAAAAAGTCTACGATGTAAAGTTGGAAGAGAAGACGGTAAACTTTGTTTTGGAACAGCAATGA
- a CDS encoding glycosyltransferase, with amino-acid sequence MNTFFSIVVPVYNRPEETRELLESLQKQDFQKDFEVVIVEDGSSQSSEEVVNRFREGLNISYYFKENSGPGDSRNFGMQKAKGNYFIILDSDCILPKQYLSEVDKELTKEFVHCFGGPDAADDSFTTIQKAINYVMTSFLTTGGIRGGKKAVGKFQPRSFNMGISKDAFEKAGGFGRIHPGEDPDLTFRIWKAGFETRLFPKAFVYHKRRIDWNKFYIQVNKFGMVRPILNKWHPGTAKPTYWFPTLFMLGLIIAMVVAMAGLILPLLLYAFYFLVLFLDALIKSKSLIVALLSIFALLIQFTGYGIGFFKSTMLLNFSNKKPEELFPKLFFKKK; translated from the coding sequence ATGAATACATTTTTTTCCATTGTGGTTCCAGTTTACAACAGGCCCGAAGAGACCAGGGAGCTGTTGGAGAGTCTTCAGAAACAAGACTTCCAGAAAGATTTTGAGGTGGTCATTGTAGAAGATGGTTCCTCGCAAAGTTCGGAGGAAGTCGTGAATAGGTTTCGAGAGGGGCTGAACATTTCCTATTATTTTAAAGAAAATTCAGGGCCGGGGGATTCCAGAAACTTTGGAATGCAAAAGGCCAAGGGAAATTATTTTATCATTTTGGATTCCGACTGCATCCTTCCTAAACAATATTTGTCCGAAGTGGACAAGGAGCTAACCAAGGAATTTGTACACTGTTTTGGTGGCCCGGATGCCGCCGACGATTCCTTTACCACCATCCAGAAGGCCATCAATTATGTAATGACATCGTTCCTGACCACAGGAGGTATCCGTGGAGGTAAAAAAGCAGTAGGGAAATTTCAGCCGCGGAGCTTTAACATGGGCATTTCCAAGGACGCATTTGAAAAAGCAGGAGGTTTTGGACGCATTCACCCCGGGGAGGACCCGGATTTGACTTTTCGCATCTGGAAAGCTGGATTCGAAACCCGATTGTTCCCCAAGGCATTCGTGTACCACAAACGACGCATTGATTGGAACAAGTTCTATATCCAAGTAAATAAATTTGGCATGGTACGCCCAATCCTCAATAAATGGCACCCGGGAACGGCAAAGCCGACCTATTGGTTTCCTACCTTGTTTATGCTGGGGCTTATAATTGCCATGGTAGTGGCCATGGCAGGGCTAATACTGCCTTTGCTATTGTATGCATTCTATTTTTTGGTACTATTTTTGGATGCATTGATAAAGAGTAAAAGCTTGATTGTGGCCCTTTTGTCCATTTTTGCCCTTTTGATTCAGTTCACGGGATATGGAATAGGTTTTTTCAAGTCCACAATGTTGCTTAACTTTAGTAATAAGAAGCCAGAGGAACTGTTTCCAAAACTATTTTTCAAGAAGAAATAA
- a CDS encoding enoyl-ACP reductase FabI — protein sequence MAYNLLKGKKGIIFGALDPNSIAWKTAERVHEEGGEFVLTNAPIAMRMGQINELAEKTNSEIIPADATNEEDLKNLVEKSMEILGGKLDFVLHSIGMSVNVRKGRHYTDENYSFTEKGWDVSALSFHKVMQSLYKAEAMNQWGSIVALTYMAAQRTFPDYNDMADNKAYLESVARSFGYFFGKEHKVRVNTISQSPTPTTAGQGVKGFDGFINYAEKMSPLGNATADDCANYTVSLFSDLTKKVTMQNLFHDGGFSNTGVSQEVIDEFSK from the coding sequence ATGGCATACAATCTTTTAAAAGGTAAAAAAGGAATCATTTTTGGCGCATTGGACCCCAACTCCATTGCTTGGAAAACCGCAGAGCGCGTTCACGAAGAAGGTGGCGAGTTTGTTCTGACCAATGCACCTATTGCTATGCGCATGGGGCAAATCAATGAACTGGCGGAAAAAACCAATTCTGAAATAATTCCCGCAGATGCCACTAACGAAGAGGACTTGAAAAACTTGGTGGAGAAATCCATGGAGATTTTGGGCGGAAAATTGGACTTTGTCCTTCATTCCATCGGTATGTCCGTAAACGTTAGAAAAGGGAGACATTACACGGACGAGAACTATAGTTTTACCGAGAAGGGCTGGGACGTATCGGCATTATCTTTTCACAAAGTTATGCAGTCCCTATACAAAGCTGAAGCGATGAACCAATGGGGAAGTATAGTCGCCTTGACCTATATGGCAGCACAAAGAACATTCCCCGATTATAACGATATGGCCGACAATAAGGCGTATTTGGAGTCTGTTGCAAGAAGTTTTGGTTACTTTTTTGGAAAAGAGCACAAAGTAAGGGTGAACACGATTTCGCAATCACCGACCCCGACCACGGCCGGACAGGGTGTTAAAGGTTTTGATGGTTTTATCAACTACGCGGAAAAAATGTCGCCGTTGGGCAACGCAACCGCAGATGATTGCGCCAACTATACCGTATCACTATTCTCTGATTTGACCAAAAAAGTGACGATGCAGAACTTGTTCCACGATGGTGGTTTCTCCAATACCGGGGTAAGCCAAGAAGTAATCGATGAGTTTTCAAAATAA
- the recN gene encoding DNA repair protein RecN, with protein MLANLSIQNYALIDDVSVSFSNGFTTITGETGAGKSILLGGLSMVLGKRADLSSLKNTAQKCVIEAEFDISKYQLQPFFEENELDYEETTILRREILPSGKSRAFVNDSPVTLDVMRALGDQLVDVHSQHQTMQLTDNDFQMKVLDALADNSESLSEYTEELEKLRTASKELQKLEDFQADADKEHDYNSFLLKELEDAKLKEGMQEELEEEYEQLSNVEQIMEQLSAGHQLLNDEQLGIVGRLTDLKRAFQGLTDFGADYKSLYDRIQSVLIETDDIASELEQLQEGVEADPERLEVVNGKLQQLYDLQKKHHTDSVTDLLAIQQELAQKVDAVANIESKIKEKQQEVDAITKSADAWAKKISDGRKAVIPKLNERLQANLASLGMSAATFKIEVNPSKSFKTNGKDDLIFLFSANKGSNYGELKKVASGGELSRIMLTIKSILAEYENLPTMMFDEIDTGVSGEISNRMGEIMQQMSGTMQVFSITHLPQVASKGKYQFKVYKEEGAEGTSTHIKQLSTDERVRELAEMLGGKSLSESALAHARELLQ; from the coding sequence TTGCTAGCAAATCTATCCATCCAAAATTATGCACTCATTGATGATGTAAGTGTGTCTTTTTCAAACGGATTCACTACCATAACAGGTGAAACCGGGGCGGGAAAATCCATACTATTGGGCGGACTTTCCATGGTTTTGGGGAAGCGGGCCGATTTATCATCTTTAAAAAATACAGCACAAAAATGTGTGATAGAGGCCGAGTTCGATATTTCCAAATATCAGCTCCAGCCGTTTTTTGAGGAAAATGAACTGGACTACGAGGAGACGACCATTCTTCGCAGGGAGATATTGCCCAGTGGAAAGTCAAGGGCGTTTGTAAACGATTCCCCCGTTACTTTGGATGTAATGCGGGCGCTGGGCGACCAATTGGTGGACGTGCACTCGCAGCACCAGACCATGCAGCTCACCGACAACGATTTTCAGATGAAAGTGTTGGATGCGTTGGCCGACAACTCAGAGAGTCTCTCAGAATATACGGAGGAGCTTGAAAAGTTGCGAACTGCGTCGAAGGAACTTCAAAAGTTGGAGGATTTCCAGGCCGATGCCGATAAAGAACACGATTACAATAGTTTTTTGTTGAAGGAACTGGAAGATGCCAAGCTCAAGGAAGGCATGCAGGAAGAACTCGAAGAAGAGTATGAGCAATTGAGCAACGTGGAGCAGATTATGGAGCAGTTGTCCGCAGGACATCAGTTGTTGAATGATGAGCAATTGGGCATTGTGGGCCGACTTACCGATTTAAAACGAGCGTTTCAAGGATTGACGGATTTCGGGGCTGACTATAAATCTTTATATGACAGGATTCAGTCTGTATTGATTGAAACGGACGACATCGCTTCAGAATTGGAGCAGTTGCAGGAAGGTGTGGAGGCCGACCCAGAGCGTTTGGAAGTCGTCAACGGAAAATTGCAGCAACTCTACGATCTTCAGAAAAAACATCATACTGATTCGGTAACGGATTTATTGGCCATTCAACAGGAATTGGCACAAAAGGTCGATGCGGTCGCCAATATTGAATCTAAAATCAAAGAAAAACAACAAGAGGTCGATGCTATCACCAAAAGTGCTGATGCATGGGCCAAAAAAATCAGTGATGGAAGAAAGGCTGTCATTCCCAAGTTGAACGAAAGACTTCAAGCCAACCTAGCATCTTTGGGAATGTCGGCGGCCACATTTAAAATTGAGGTGAACCCATCCAAATCATTTAAAACCAACGGGAAAGATGATTTGATATTCTTGTTTTCGGCAAACAAAGGCTCCAATTACGGAGAATTGAAAAAGGTAGCATCGGGCGGTGAACTTTCGCGCATCATGCTCACCATAAAATCCATTTTGGCCGAATACGAAAATTTGCCTACCATGATGTTCGATGAAATCGATACGGGGGTTTCCGGTGAAATATCCAACCGAATGGGAGAAATTATGCAACAGATGAGCGGCACTATGCAGGTATTCTCCATTACGCATTTGCCCCAGGTGGCATCAAAAGGAAAGTATCAGTTTAAAGTGTACAAGGAAGAAGGGGCAGAGGGCACGAGTACGCACATTAAACAACTTAGCACGGACGAACGTGTGCGGGAGTTGGCGGAAATGTTGGGCGGCAAGTCCTTGTCCGAATCCGCTCTGGCCCACGCGAGGGAACTGTTGCAATAA
- a CDS encoding DUF4835 family protein: MRNLFYSVLVLLMAAGVTAQELNCAVTVNSDQVGQTNQQIFRTLERSLTDFVNKTKWTNRAYRENERVNARLFITVTQYESDRFEANIQIQSTRPVFNTTYESPVFNYKDNSFNFQYQEFQPLVYNPNNIDSNLVGVISYYVYIMLGLDADTFSLEGGNDFYRQAQNIVTQAQSSGYAGWSQETGDRSRFELVDNLLSNSFREYRIAMYNYHRKGLDILADNNSTGKQIIAGSLRLFETLISRRPNAFLIQTFFDAKSEEIQNIFSDGPKVDIVKLKETLNKVAPFYSSTWNEINY, from the coding sequence ATGCGTAACTTATTTTATTCTGTTTTAGTATTGTTAATGGCCGCAGGGGTCACTGCACAGGAATTAAATTGTGCGGTCACCGTGAACTCCGACCAAGTGGGGCAGACCAATCAACAGATTTTTAGGACGTTGGAGCGTTCGTTGACCGATTTTGTGAACAAAACAAAGTGGACGAACAGGGCCTATCGCGAAAATGAACGGGTCAATGCGCGTTTGTTCATAACTGTGACCCAATATGAATCGGACCGGTTTGAGGCCAACATCCAGATTCAGTCCACGCGCCCCGTTTTTAATACCACTTACGAAAGTCCGGTGTTCAACTACAAGGACAATTCGTTTAACTTTCAATATCAGGAATTCCAACCATTGGTGTACAATCCAAATAATATTGATTCCAATTTGGTAGGTGTGATCTCTTATTACGTTTACATCATGTTAGGGTTGGATGCCGATACGTTCTCCTTGGAGGGCGGGAATGATTTTTATCGTCAGGCCCAGAACATTGTGACCCAGGCGCAAAGTTCCGGCTATGCCGGTTGGAGCCAAGAAACGGGAGATCGTAGCCGTTTTGAATTGGTGGACAATCTCCTGAGCAACTCTTTTCGGGAATATCGCATTGCCATGTACAACTATCACAGAAAAGGGCTCGATATTTTGGCGGACAACAACAGTACCGGCAAGCAAATCATTGCGGGAAGTCTTCGTTTGTTCGAAACACTTATTAGCCGCAGGCCCAATGCCTTCTTGATTCAGACCTTTTTTGATGCCAAGTCCGAGGAAATCCAGAATATCTTCTCCGATGGTCCAAAGGTGGACATCGTAAAACTCAAGGAAACCCTTAATAAAGTGGCGCCATTTTATTCCAGCACATGGAATGAAATAAATTACTAG